In Vibrio hippocampi, a single genomic region encodes these proteins:
- a CDS encoding DNA polymerase III subunit epsilon: MSKLSSAERKARDNERFSQRVNERREKGEDVVAYALSNKKAVKFLTKSEKKALNERKAAVQEEIKLKEQEELKRIEESFSVDEHED, translated from the coding sequence ATGAGCAAATTGAGTTCAGCAGAACGCAAAGCACGCGACAACGAGCGCTTTTCACAACGTGTAAATGAACGCAGAGAGAAAGGTGAAGATGTCGTTGCGTACGCACTTTCAAACAAGAAGGCGGTGAAGTTTCTGACGAAGTCAGAAAAAAAAGCACTGAACGAACGTAAAGCCGCCGTTCAAGAAGAAATTAAGCTGAAAGAACAAGAAGAACTAAAAAGAATTGAAGAGTCTTTCTCAGTTGATGAGCACGAAGACTAG
- the bcsA gene encoding UDP-forming cellulose synthase catalytic subunit — protein MNKLRLILLLVILTPIIMLVVMTPMDGDKQYLFALFSLGALLLLNFSKSRKVSIVMVVFSIITSTRYLYYRATETLLFETQFEAILGIILFIAEVYSWTMLLLGYLQTSFPLERKIEPLPKDTSLWPTVDVYIPTYNEELDVVQDTVLAAQCLDYPRDKLNIYLLDDGNRQEFAVFAANSGVGYITRTDNTHAKAGNLNNALKLTKGDLICIFDCDHVSTRIFLQATVGAFVKDPKLGIIQTPHHFYSPDPFERNLYGGRDIPNEGELFYGPIQQGNDTWNASFFCGSCAVLRRTAIEEIGGIAVETVTEDAHTALKMQRLGWSTAYLPLRLSAGLATERLGVHVVQRNRWARGMVQIFRLDNPLFGKGLSIQQRLCYLSAMMYFLFPLPRVIYLVAPLAYLLFDLKIIHASAPVIFAYALPHFIISTMVTSRLNGQHRYSFWGDIYDIALSLHLVIPTLITIFSPHRGKFNVTDKGQLLDKTYFDFNIVRPHIIVALLLVVAVLWGGWRMVFHHQFDMNPNVLALNIGWAFYSLFFLSAAIATGRETKQVRNTIRLDVTIPAVVHYANGIASRSNTIDVSMGGCLLDIHQQPESPIEQVELELQSGAISIPVTKTIINAKGCALQFDEMSITQRRELVRIVLARADAWVTPPRAKDNALRSMVTISQCVYDVLRASIRERRSNKGLENKEIAANKDTAKQELTS, from the coding sequence ATGAACAAATTAAGACTTATTTTACTGCTGGTCATTCTCACTCCTATCATTATGTTGGTGGTAATGACACCGATGGATGGTGATAAACAGTATTTGTTTGCGCTGTTTAGTCTCGGGGCATTATTGTTACTGAACTTTAGCAAGAGCCGCAAAGTATCGATTGTGATGGTGGTTTTTTCCATCATTACATCCACGCGCTATCTGTATTACCGGGCGACGGAAACCCTATTATTTGAAACTCAGTTTGAAGCGATCTTAGGCATTATATTATTCATTGCCGAGGTCTACTCATGGACAATGCTATTGCTAGGTTACTTGCAAACCTCGTTTCCACTTGAGCGCAAGATCGAGCCTCTACCAAAAGACACGTCACTGTGGCCAACCGTCGATGTGTATATTCCAACGTACAACGAAGAGTTGGATGTGGTGCAAGATACGGTATTGGCGGCTCAATGTTTAGATTATCCAAGAGACAAGCTCAACATCTATTTACTCGATGACGGAAATCGACAGGAGTTTGCTGTGTTTGCCGCGAACTCAGGTGTTGGCTATATCACGCGTACGGATAATACCCACGCAAAAGCGGGCAACCTTAATAATGCGTTAAAGCTTACGAAGGGTGATTTGATCTGTATTTTCGATTGTGACCACGTTTCGACTCGGATTTTTTTGCAGGCAACGGTCGGCGCATTTGTTAAAGATCCTAAACTGGGCATTATCCAAACCCCTCACCATTTTTACTCTCCCGATCCTTTTGAACGAAACCTCTACGGTGGTCGAGATATTCCTAATGAAGGCGAGCTATTTTATGGTCCGATTCAACAAGGTAACGACACTTGGAATGCGAGTTTTTTCTGTGGTTCCTGTGCGGTATTAAGACGTACGGCTATTGAGGAAATTGGCGGTATTGCGGTCGAAACCGTCACCGAGGACGCGCACACTGCATTAAAAATGCAGCGATTAGGGTGGAGCACGGCGTACTTGCCGCTTAGACTCTCGGCGGGTTTAGCCACAGAACGTTTGGGTGTTCACGTTGTGCAGCGTAACCGTTGGGCTCGGGGGATGGTACAGATTTTCCGGTTAGACAACCCTTTATTCGGTAAAGGGCTGAGTATTCAGCAAAGACTGTGTTATCTCAGTGCGATGATGTACTTTTTATTTCCGTTGCCGAGGGTAATTTATCTGGTCGCCCCATTGGCGTACTTGTTGTTTGACTTGAAAATTATTCACGCCTCAGCGCCCGTAATTTTTGCCTACGCATTGCCGCATTTTATCATTTCCACGATGGTGACATCACGATTGAACGGTCAGCATCGTTATAGTTTTTGGGGTGATATTTACGACATTGCTTTGTCATTGCATCTGGTCATTCCGACCTTGATCACCATTTTCTCACCGCATAGAGGTAAATTTAACGTTACCGACAAAGGGCAGTTGCTCGACAAAACTTATTTCGATTTCAATATCGTTCGTCCCCACATCATTGTGGCGCTACTGCTTGTTGTCGCGGTACTTTGGGGCGGGTGGCGAATGGTTTTCCACCATCAATTCGATATGAATCCCAATGTGCTCGCGCTTAATATTGGCTGGGCGTTTTATAGCTTGTTTTTCTTGAGTGCGGCGATTGCAACAGGAAGGGAAACCAAGCAGGTGCGTAACACGATACGTTTGGATGTGACTATTCCTGCTGTGGTTCATTATGCAAACGGCATTGCATCTCGCTCGAATACAATTGATGTTTCGATGGGAGGTTGCCTGCTTGATATTCATCAGCAACCCGAATCTCCCATTGAACAGGTTGAGTTAGAACTGCAATCTGGCGCGATTTCAATTCCAGTGACCAAAACAATCATCAATGCAAAAGGCTGCGCGTTGCAGTTTGATGAGATGTCGATAACCCAGCGCCGTGAGCTAGTGAGAATTGTGCTAGCACGAGCCGATGCTTGGGTGACACCACCAAGAGCCAAAGATAATGCACTGCGCTCGATGGTGACGATCAGCCAATGTGTTTATGACGTATTGCGTGCCTCCATTCGGGAGCGACGTAGTAACAAAGGTTTAGAAAATAAAGAGATAGCAGCGAATAAAGACACCGCTAAACAGGAGCTGACCTCATGA
- the bcsQ gene encoding cellulose biosynthesis protein BcsQ translates to MPLITVSSPKGGVGCTTIVANLCYALSAKGIKTLAIDFDRQNSLRLHFGLPISDERGYVAQSQEQSNWGEMALSYKNNIFVLPYGETSNQQSDAFESRLTQDELFVSRGLYSLLQDPKLVIIADVPGSQFAACRAVSKLADICITPLLADTASLSLLPKVEKMFAENTHCPHYFVLNQTDLKKRVSSEVIVFSQDRLQDKLLGQIHRDESVVEANASQKSIYDFNPNSSAAFDVDMISNKIITALDINVGDGLTS, encoded by the coding sequence ATGCCCTTAATTACTGTATCTTCACCTAAAGGCGGAGTGGGCTGCACGACTATCGTAGCCAACCTTTGTTATGCGCTATCGGCTAAGGGAATTAAGACGTTAGCGATTGATTTTGACCGCCAAAACTCCCTTCGACTCCATTTCGGGCTTCCTATTAGCGACGAGCGCGGCTACGTTGCGCAGAGTCAGGAACAATCCAATTGGGGTGAGATGGCGCTGTCGTATAAAAATAATATTTTTGTTCTGCCTTATGGTGAAACCAGCAATCAACAAAGTGACGCTTTTGAATCTCGATTAACGCAGGATGAATTGTTTGTTTCTCGAGGGTTATATTCCTTACTGCAAGATCCCAAGCTGGTGATTATTGCCGATGTGCCGGGAAGTCAGTTCGCGGCATGTAGAGCGGTATCAAAGCTCGCTGATATTTGTATTACCCCTTTATTGGCGGATACGGCCTCATTATCCTTGTTGCCGAAAGTAGAAAAGATGTTTGCTGAAAATACCCATTGCCCCCATTACTTTGTACTCAACCAAACCGATCTTAAAAAACGAGTCAGTAGTGAGGTGATTGTATTTAGCCAAGATCGCTTACAAGATAAATTACTTGGTCAGATCCACAGAGATGAAAGCGTTGTCGAAGCCAATGCTTCACAAAAGTCGATATATGACTTCAATCCTAACTCTTCCGCTGCCTTTGACGTAGATATGATTAGTAATAAGATTATCACTGCTTTAGATATTAACGTGGGTGATGGTTTAACCTCTTAA
- a CDS encoding sigma-70 family RNA polymerase sigma factor, with protein sequence MSIKDLDDATQLLLAWQSRDQQKSKEFLSYAYQDIRNIVSKYKQQHSPNETLLHDASITELASEAFVKLHRWRNDEQPFENRKQFFDYVRVSVWHLLFGQPHQAMVNRQQAKKSYLKQQMTELVGHQQQWDQNMDLSKALELLQQKYPLQSEVFELKHFAMVSQAQIAEILEISPRTVDNYLRFSTVWLRTKLDK encoded by the coding sequence ATGTCGATTAAAGATTTGGATGATGCAACTCAGCTATTGCTTGCCTGGCAGAGCCGAGATCAACAGAAAAGCAAAGAGTTTCTAAGTTACGCCTATCAGGATATTCGTAACATTGTCAGTAAATACAAGCAGCAACACAGCCCCAATGAGACACTCCTGCATGACGCAAGTATCACCGAGCTCGCGTCTGAGGCCTTTGTCAAATTGCATCGCTGGCGTAATGACGAGCAGCCCTTCGAAAACCGGAAACAGTTTTTTGATTATGTTCGAGTATCGGTATGGCACCTCCTTTTTGGCCAACCTCATCAGGCTATGGTCAATCGACAGCAAGCTAAAAAGAGCTATCTCAAGCAGCAAATGACAGAGCTCGTGGGGCATCAGCAGCAGTGGGATCAAAATATGGATCTGTCCAAAGCACTAGAGCTACTCCAGCAAAAATACCCTCTACAATCCGAAGTCTTTGAGTTGAAACATTTCGCCATGGTCAGCCAAGCACAAATAGCTGAAATATTGGAAATTTCACCTCGAACTGTCGACAACTATCTGCGCTTTTCAACGGTTTGGTTGCGCACTAAGCTGGATAAATAA
- the bcsB gene encoding cellulose biosynthesis cyclic di-GMP-binding regulatory protein BcsB, with protein sequence MKCLSNVKCLSKVQSVFLTMLLLTSHVFSQEVTFQQLGHSQGIRFMQGQTQAGLRLGMPADQLVNKAQLVLDIDVKQTLIDRGDSLTVSLNGQQIAQLPFGTMFETQASYLLDIPAVLMTSQTVIAFQLEQSGQILCYPEAIPTPDLTILPTSRIIVDTTALSVTPALSRFPEPFIDTSYFDGGRVFVGLPQTPSSSQVSAAAMLSSWFGIQTDHKTSDFAVTLGELPKENGIVFAAPGEKIGSLTFPYSEHPYIKIISNPVSPKHNLLMVAGKDKQQLRSAVWTLIHEKFPHGAQSFGVKQQAIAKRSAYDAPRWLPTDRPTYLRDLLSESQSLVTSGVWHEPMNISFRAAPDLFLWDGNSVPLNIDYRFPTVDWMSDEQSLLSITLNQQYLTGLAVNKTGTLEKIWHQLGGDIRKEQARVPVQPYMIYGDNELSLFFNLSYQPGTPCHQLANANIRSSIGENSNLDLTQTRHFAKLPNLSFFVGASFPFSRYSDLSDTAIVLPESPKAEQIAVLLNLTSRSGSATGSVVTYPDVYLGMPDTKRLVSRDVLAVSVMSDEVFNQALFSDSPYTMKQNHIGLKEIGLVEKWRNMLLGEWSLQRLEAERYFASASQWRGFLSYRSPWDPERVVVLVSASHSEQLSKIGADLQSQSTNAAIRGDTTIITNDNDVASFQVSTTFPSGELPWYQVVMWYANQHSVMLVGILLLVSMILGFAIYPTLVKVAQRRLTSSQHQHKDQ encoded by the coding sequence GTGAAGTGCTTATCCAACGTGAAGTGCTTATCTAAAGTGCAGTCTGTCTTCTTGACCATGCTGCTATTGACTTCCCATGTGTTTAGTCAGGAAGTGACTTTCCAACAACTTGGTCATTCTCAAGGTATACGCTTTATGCAGGGACAAACTCAGGCGGGTCTGCGCCTTGGTATGCCTGCCGATCAGTTGGTAAATAAAGCGCAGTTGGTGTTGGATATTGATGTTAAGCAAACGCTGATTGACCGTGGGGACAGTCTGACGGTTAGCCTCAATGGTCAACAAATCGCCCAATTGCCGTTTGGGACGATGTTTGAAACCCAAGCGAGTTATTTGTTAGATATCCCTGCAGTGTTGATGACTTCACAAACGGTTATCGCATTTCAGTTAGAACAGAGTGGTCAGATCTTGTGTTACCCCGAAGCGATTCCAACGCCGGACTTAACGATTCTGCCAACCAGTCGTATCATTGTTGACACGACGGCGTTAAGCGTCACACCCGCCTTAAGTCGATTCCCAGAGCCCTTTATTGATACCAGCTATTTTGACGGTGGTCGTGTATTTGTTGGCTTACCGCAAACGCCTTCCAGTTCTCAGGTTTCAGCGGCAGCGATGCTCTCTTCTTGGTTTGGTATCCAGACAGACCATAAGACCAGCGACTTTGCGGTCACACTTGGTGAGTTGCCAAAAGAAAATGGCATTGTTTTCGCCGCTCCCGGAGAAAAAATAGGGTCTTTAACCTTTCCATACAGTGAACATCCTTATATTAAAATCATCAGTAACCCAGTGAGTCCCAAACACAATCTACTGATGGTCGCTGGTAAAGATAAACAGCAATTGCGCTCCGCGGTGTGGACTTTGATTCATGAAAAATTTCCGCATGGCGCACAATCCTTTGGCGTAAAACAACAGGCGATTGCAAAACGTTCTGCTTATGATGCGCCACGTTGGTTGCCCACTGATCGCCCGACCTATCTGCGTGATTTACTCTCGGAGTCTCAAAGTTTAGTGACTTCAGGGGTTTGGCACGAACCGATGAACATCAGCTTTAGAGCCGCGCCCGATCTGTTCTTGTGGGATGGTAACAGCGTGCCACTCAATATCGACTATCGTTTCCCTACCGTGGATTGGATGAGTGACGAACAGTCTCTGCTCAGCATTACCCTTAATCAACAGTATCTGACCGGATTAGCGGTGAATAAAACCGGTACCCTAGAAAAAATTTGGCACCAGTTGGGCGGCGATATAAGAAAAGAACAGGCTCGCGTGCCAGTGCAGCCTTATATGATTTATGGCGATAATGAGCTGTCTCTGTTTTTTAATCTCTCTTACCAGCCGGGTACGCCTTGCCATCAGCTTGCCAATGCCAATATACGCAGCAGCATTGGAGAAAATTCCAACTTGGATCTTACCCAAACGCGTCATTTTGCCAAATTACCCAACCTATCGTTTTTTGTCGGGGCTTCATTCCCTTTTAGTCGCTATTCCGATCTATCAGACACAGCTATTGTCTTGCCAGAAAGTCCGAAAGCTGAGCAGATCGCAGTGTTGTTGAATTTAACCTCTCGTTCAGGCAGTGCCACGGGCTCGGTTGTTACTTATCCCGATGTCTATTTAGGTATGCCGGATACAAAACGATTAGTTTCAAGGGATGTGTTAGCCGTCTCAGTCATGTCCGACGAGGTTTTCAATCAGGCTCTGTTCTCTGACTCTCCCTATACCATGAAACAAAATCATATTGGGTTAAAGGAAATTGGCTTAGTTGAAAAATGGCGCAACATGCTACTGGGCGAGTGGTCTTTACAGCGTTTGGAGGCGGAACGATATTTTGCTTCTGCCTCTCAATGGCGTGGATTCTTAAGCTATCGCTCGCCTTGGGATCCCGAGCGCGTAGTGGTGTTAGTGTCGGCGTCGCACAGTGAACAGCTATCAAAGATTGGCGCGGACTTACAATCTCAATCGACGAATGCCGCCATTCGTGGCGACACCACCATTATCACCAATGATAACGATGTGGCCAGCTTCCAAGTCTCGACCACCTTCCCATCAGGAGAGCTACCTTGGTATCAAGTCGTGATGTGGTATGCCAACCAACATAGTGTCATGTTGGTCGGCATTTTGTTGTTAGTTTCAATGATTTTAGGCTTCGCCATCTATCCAACGCTTGTCAAAGTCGCACAAAGACGACTGACGTCTTCTCAGCACCAACATAAAGATCAGTAA
- a CDS encoding cellulose biosynthesis protein BcsC: protein MQYKIQSMISLTCLVQALSMNVNATELAANNSTLNTLFEQAEYWHSKSNDTLASESLEKVLMVEADNERALYYLSLWADQRGDTKQAVEWQTRLAQTAPQSPYLQQLQSRAGLKQLPQAQLEQARRLANTGNLQQALETWRTLFEDGEPPLALAPEYYLTMASDKAQYNEAKTQLKELYRRYPENTAIKLTYAKVLSYRKSTRRQGMDMLQSMAETNKEADASLRQTLLWLQPTPEDERYYQAWVKRHPQDKEIKQLFDKKVSNAVRSSGFELLNKGQLTQAKRAFLQAIDVNPKDADALAGLGYVYSQQGDFAKAADYLSRSASLGGKQASARRKQASEAKFYADLNRAKQQQKQGNVKQALQLSHPLAARSDQLGNTAKLFRAQLLRQVGDYSEAERLLSSVLKSSPKNSAAKEQLYYVLVEQNDAERAQQLLNDLPAEQQRKIKSADQFGNIRSLAEQAVAMGNIETAIVIIENGVDRLPNNPWMRLELARLLHLTNRGSEAEQVIAHLYRSEASNESLYAAAVYYSGQDQWQRANSYLGRIPEAERTDRMDGLYQEGLLNQTLDRVASYIAQGNRDKSLELLKALASEPFDKPYQAGKAAELMVQSGDMNLAVETIQKNLDQGIEGNAQDYANHITILYQAGLKKAAQNLLNDPLITANSSEAQLARARNVYVIAEADQLRLAGHYAPAYDVLTMALQQDPNSVELMLAMARLYQSGKMHQEAGVVYDYLISTDQDSNQQDARIGAINIALANNDPQTARELAKELKDTQSPSRLLLLARVYHAEGDHQQAMATLRNARGKLLGMELTSISSSPMQGGQLLADNPFRTHSNPLADVSAQSVYGTTMPWQVESDGNSRSDVPKLTTQQQTLAQVDKLIASIGQETSSRLEADIEIRGREGEAGLSKLTEAKSTLAWSTQPFANTRFKVEVSAVALNSGSSSGDASRRFGTGATIQGQVAEDEDLSELNGDELPSVASQGSQQQTGVEVAMSMQGRDYTLDIGTTPLGFEENTFVGGVEWRPKLNNFTRLTLSAQRRLIKDSLLSYAGVTDKYSGQTWGQVTKNGAEVALSYDDGFAGYYVNAEGWAYLGENVADNTSLGVSSGFYFRPHVNDDAELKAGISMSYLNFAENLSYFTMGHGGYFSPQNYVNIAFPFTYSHEYMGLNYSIGGSLGYQSYSLDSAGYYPNDGALQSELEYYAGLGYTEEAYYDGEAVGGIGYQFNATLQYLIQRNLMLEARVLYDTFGSYNEALGQIWLRHYFNDY, encoded by the coding sequence ATGCAGTATAAAATTCAATCCATGATTTCGTTAACCTGCTTGGTGCAAGCGCTGAGTATGAATGTTAATGCCACTGAATTAGCCGCGAATAACTCGACGCTGAATACCTTGTTTGAGCAGGCGGAATATTGGCACTCTAAGTCCAACGATACCTTGGCAAGCGAATCGCTTGAAAAAGTCTTGATGGTGGAAGCGGACAATGAGCGCGCGCTCTATTATTTGTCGCTTTGGGCCGATCAACGCGGTGATACAAAACAAGCCGTTGAGTGGCAAACGAGACTGGCTCAAACGGCGCCACAATCGCCATATTTGCAGCAATTGCAGTCACGAGCAGGGCTTAAGCAATTACCGCAAGCACAACTTGAGCAAGCGCGTCGCTTAGCAAATACTGGCAATTTGCAACAAGCTCTAGAAACGTGGAGAACCTTGTTTGAGGACGGTGAGCCGCCTTTGGCACTGGCGCCTGAGTATTATCTCACTATGGCCAGTGATAAGGCTCAATACAACGAGGCGAAAACACAACTTAAAGAGTTATATCGTCGCTACCCGGAAAATACCGCCATTAAGCTGACCTATGCCAAGGTCCTTAGTTACCGGAAAAGTACCCGCCGCCAAGGAATGGATATGCTGCAAAGCATGGCGGAGACGAACAAAGAAGCCGATGCAAGTCTAAGACAGACGCTATTGTGGTTACAACCGACACCTGAGGATGAACGCTATTATCAAGCTTGGGTAAAAAGGCATCCGCAAGATAAAGAGATCAAGCAGTTATTCGATAAAAAAGTCAGTAATGCGGTCAGAAGTAGTGGCTTTGAGCTGCTTAACAAGGGTCAGTTAACCCAGGCGAAACGTGCTTTTTTACAAGCGATTGATGTTAACCCCAAAGATGCCGATGCATTAGCGGGTTTGGGTTACGTTTATTCTCAGCAAGGGGACTTTGCTAAAGCAGCCGATTACCTGAGTCGCTCTGCAAGTCTTGGTGGTAAACAGGCGAGCGCCAGAAGAAAACAAGCGAGCGAAGCTAAGTTCTATGCGGACTTAAACCGTGCCAAACAGCAGCAGAAACAAGGCAACGTCAAACAGGCTTTGCAGTTAAGTCATCCTTTGGCGGCGCGTTCAGACCAACTAGGTAACACAGCAAAACTGTTTAGAGCCCAATTGTTGAGACAAGTTGGCGATTACAGCGAAGCAGAAAGACTGTTGTCATCGGTGCTTAAGTCGAGCCCTAAAAATTCGGCGGCAAAAGAGCAGCTGTATTATGTGCTAGTTGAACAAAATGATGCTGAAAGAGCTCAGCAACTGCTTAACGATCTGCCTGCGGAGCAGCAACGCAAGATAAAATCCGCCGACCAGTTCGGTAATATTCGCAGTTTAGCGGAGCAGGCGGTAGCAATGGGTAACATTGAAACTGCGATTGTTATCATAGAAAACGGCGTCGATAGGCTCCCCAATAACCCGTGGATGAGACTCGAATTGGCCCGTTTGCTGCACTTGACCAACAGAGGAAGTGAAGCCGAACAAGTGATCGCACATCTGTATCGCTCCGAAGCGTCCAATGAGTCTTTGTATGCGGCTGCGGTTTATTATTCTGGTCAAGATCAGTGGCAGCGCGCTAACTCGTATCTTGGACGCATTCCTGAGGCAGAAAGAACCGACAGAATGGACGGCCTCTATCAAGAGGGCTTGCTTAATCAAACCTTGGATCGTGTTGCCAGTTATATTGCACAGGGAAATAGAGATAAATCGCTAGAGCTACTCAAAGCATTGGCGTCAGAGCCGTTTGATAAACCTTATCAAGCTGGTAAAGCGGCAGAGTTGATGGTGCAAAGTGGTGACATGAACCTAGCGGTTGAAACCATCCAAAAGAATCTCGATCAAGGCATCGAGGGCAATGCGCAAGATTACGCGAACCACATTACTATTCTCTATCAGGCGGGTTTGAAAAAAGCGGCACAGAATCTTCTTAATGATCCGCTGATCACCGCCAATAGCAGCGAGGCTCAACTGGCGAGAGCAAGAAACGTTTATGTTATTGCTGAGGCTGATCAACTGCGTTTAGCGGGGCATTATGCGCCAGCTTATGATGTGTTGACCATGGCATTGCAGCAAGATCCAAACAGTGTTGAGCTGATGCTTGCGATGGCAAGACTGTATCAATCCGGCAAGATGCACCAAGAAGCTGGTGTGGTGTATGACTATCTTATTTCAACGGATCAAGACAGCAATCAGCAGGATGCACGCATTGGGGCGATTAATATTGCACTCGCCAATAATGATCCGCAAACGGCTCGCGAGCTTGCCAAAGAACTCAAAGATACTCAAAGTCCATCAAGACTATTATTGCTGGCGCGCGTCTATCATGCTGAGGGCGACCATCAGCAAGCGATGGCGACATTGCGAAATGCTCGGGGTAAATTACTCGGCATGGAGCTGACGTCGATATCTTCAAGCCCGATGCAAGGTGGTCAGCTATTAGCGGATAACCCATTCCGAACCCATTCCAATCCTCTAGCGGATGTCAGTGCACAATCCGTCTACGGTACGACTATGCCTTGGCAGGTGGAAAGCGACGGAAATAGTCGTTCTGATGTGCCTAAATTAACGACTCAGCAGCAAACCTTAGCTCAAGTGGATAAGTTGATCGCAAGCATAGGTCAAGAAACCTCGTCACGGCTTGAAGCGGATATCGAGATCCGTGGTAGAGAAGGGGAAGCGGGTCTGAGTAAGTTAACCGAAGCTAAGTCTACCTTGGCTTGGTCTACGCAGCCTTTTGCCAATACTCGCTTCAAAGTAGAGGTGAGTGCGGTTGCATTGAATTCGGGTTCTTCTTCCGGTGATGCCAGTCGCCGCTTTGGTACGGGGGCGACAATTCAAGGGCAGGTTGCGGAAGATGAGGATTTATCAGAGCTCAATGGTGACGAGTTGCCTTCTGTGGCATCGCAAGGTTCTCAACAGCAAACTGGGGTAGAAGTTGCCATGTCAATGCAAGGTCGTGACTACACCTTGGATATTGGTACCACGCCGCTGGGGTTTGAAGAAAATACATTCGTCGGTGGCGTAGAGTGGCGTCCGAAGCTTAACAACTTTACGCGTCTTACTTTGTCGGCTCAAAGAAGACTCATCAAAGATAGCTTGTTGTCTTACGCAGGGGTAACCGATAAATATTCGGGTCAAACTTGGGGTCAAGTCACCAAAAATGGCGCTGAAGTTGCGCTGAGTTACGATGATGGTTTTGCAGGCTACTATGTTAATGCTGAGGGTTGGGCTTACCTTGGCGAAAATGTCGCGGATAATACCAGCCTCGGCGTCAGTTCCGGCTTCTATTTTAGACCGCATGTTAACGATGATGCTGAACTAAAAGCGGGTATCAGCATGTCTTATCTCAACTTTGCTGAAAACTTGAGTTATTTCACCATGGGACATGGTGGCTACTTTAGTCCACAAAACTACGTCAATATCGCGTTCCCGTTTACCTATAGCCATGAGTATATGGGGCTGAATTATTCTATTGGTGGCTCGTTGGGTTATCAGTCATACAGTTTAGATTCTGCCGGTTATTACCCGAATGATGGTGCATTGCAATCCGAGCTGGAGTATTACGCTGGGTTGGGTTACACCGAAGAAGCGTATTATGACGGTGAAGCCGTTGGTGGCATCGGTTATCAATTTAATGCCACGTTGCAGTACCTGATTCAGCGCAACTTAATGCTCGAAGCGCGAGTGTTGTATGACACCTTTGGTTCCTATAATGAGGCGCTGGGACAAATCTGGCTAAGACATTATTTTAATGATTACTGA
- a CDS encoding metallophosphoesterase, whose translation MDFKPRKQHQFFQMNPLGRDFIVGDLHGQLAQFYRQLQAVGFDYQVDRVFCCGDLIGRGPNSGEALNLLTQKWFYSVMGNHEQLFLLGFEQAKYWDILARENGDWLGHTLHCSDQLMRWKTLIEICMPLSITLSYQNMTIGLVHASSLGCWSQMQSGRLSARQVWRSLWSRPLKRMGAVASITEVDAVVHGHCPVPSLLRIGNRYWTDTYAMSQRLCLTPLALFAANSTLHAG comes from the coding sequence ATGGATTTTAAACCGCGCAAACAGCATCAGTTCTTTCAGATGAACCCCTTAGGTCGTGACTTTATTGTTGGTGATTTGCATGGACAACTCGCTCAATTTTATCGCCAATTACAAGCGGTAGGCTTTGACTACCAAGTTGACCGAGTTTTTTGCTGTGGGGACCTAATTGGTCGCGGTCCCAACTCTGGCGAGGCGCTTAATTTGCTCACTCAGAAATGGTTTTATTCCGTGATGGGCAATCATGAGCAGTTGTTTTTACTCGGATTTGAACAGGCAAAGTACTGGGATATCCTTGCCCGAGAAAACGGCGATTGGTTAGGTCATACCTTACACTGCAGTGATCAGCTGATGCGTTGGAAGACTCTGATAGAGATCTGCATGCCATTAAGCATAACCCTTTCCTATCAAAACATGACTATCGGTCTTGTGCATGCGTCAAGTCTTGGCTGTTGGTCACAGATGCAAAGCGGTCGACTCAGTGCCAGACAGGTATGGCGCAGCTTATGGAGCAGACCACTGAAGCGTATGGGCGCAGTGGCATCGATCACGGAGGTAGATGCTGTCGTCCATGGCCACTGTCCAGTACCTTCTCTGCTGCGTATCGGTAATCGATACTGGACCGACACCTACGCCATGAGCCAGCGCTTGTGTTTGACTCCCCTAGCACTATTCGCTGCCAATAGCACGTTACATGCTGGCTAG